The following coding sequences are from one Gossypium hirsutum isolate 1008001.06 chromosome A12, Gossypium_hirsutum_v2.1, whole genome shotgun sequence window:
- the LOC107936382 gene encoding uncharacterized protein At4g22758 — translation MSEKSLRRRLPRCRRPRIPHPSPTPRPRTPPPHRRSLRRSSKYDRILKRCASEPCLWSSIGEDQPSRSSFVGSEAERAPFFRPHTCTGVFASSPSLLGFCSPSSSKQGFEFGRQGYNKDAKVVINVSVEGSPGPVRTMVKLGSSVEDTIKLVVDKYVEEGRTPKLDCSSGLELHHSYFSLQSLDKSQLIGDAGSRSFYLRKNSSGHSSNGASTSFVDPGRPNPPPAFLVPGFIARKLSKIVRRTRRLWHALVCLK, via the exons ATGTCCGAAAAGAGTCTCCGACGACGGCTTCCTAGATGCCGACGACCACGAATTCCGCACCCATCGCCGACTCCAAGGCCACGGACGCCTCCCCCACATCGCCGATCGTTGAGAAGGTCGTCCAAGTACGACAGGATTCTCAAGCGATGTGCTTCTGAACCATGTCTTTGGAGCAGTATCGGTGAAGATCAGCCAAGTAGGAGTAGTTTCGTGGGATCTGAAGCTGAAAGGGCGCCTTTCTTTAGGCCCCATACTTGTACTGGCGTCTTCGCATCTTCCCCTTCTTTGCTGGGTTTTTGCTCTCCTTCTTCTTCAAAGCAAGGTTTCGAG TTTGGGAGGCAAGGCTACAACAAAGACGCTAAGGTTGTAATCAATGTATCAGTTGAAGGAAGTCCAGGACCAGTCCGGACCATGGTCAAATTGGGGTCTAGCGTCGAAGACACCATAAAGCTTGTCGTAGACAAGTATGTTGAAGAAGGGAGAACCCCTAAACTTGATTGCAGTTCAGGATTGGAATTGCATCATTCTTATTTTAGCCTTCAAA gtttggataaatCACAGTTAATTGGGGATGCTGGAAGCAGAAGCTTCTATCTTAGAAAGAATAGCAGTGGGCATAGTAGCAATGGTGCATCTACTTCTTTTGTTGATCCAGGAAGACCCAACCCTCCTCCTGCATTTTTGGTTCCGGGTTTCATTGCTCGAAAGCTCAGCAAAATCGTAAGAAGAACGCGTCGGCTCTGGCATGCCTTGGTTTGCTTGAAATGA
- the LOC107936397 gene encoding uncharacterized protein At4g22758, which translates to MIPRGLSSIRVLSTSERTQQTFPPEHHSDIVQRRGVLVAVPARLTTSSSSRFPVVNDGISQRLTKLLLNVNIESSLGPVHVIMPSDNTVNDLIKAAIEIYIKEKRRPLLEETDPKLFQLHYSQFCLESLRAGEKLINLGSRNFFLCLKKRPSSSDTFLSAKAKLASETLFSLTKLGELLL; encoded by the exons ATGATTCCTCGGGGACTTAGCTCCATCAGGGTTCTTTCAACCTCCGAGAGAACACAACAAACATTCCCACCAGAACATCATTCCGACATCGTTCAACGGAGAGGAGTCCTTGTCGCAGTCCCGGCAAGGTTGACAACCTCCTCGTCTTCCAGGTTTCCGGTTGTCAACGACGGAATATCCCAAAGGCTGACGAAGTTGCTGCTGAATGTGAATATAGAGAGCAGCTTGGGGCCAGTCCATGTGATTATGCCATCAGATAATACAGTGAATGATTTAATCAAAGCTGCTATAGAAATTTACATCAAGGAGAAGAGAAGGCCATTGTTAGAGGAAACTGATCCTAAGCTTTTTCAGCTTCATTATTCGCAGTTCTGCCtggaaa GTTTAAGAGCAGGGGAGAAGCTGATCAACTTGGGATCGAGGAATTTCTTTTTGTGTTTGAAGAAGCGGCCATCTTCGTCGGACACTTTCTTATCGGCAAAGGCAAAGTTGGCATCGGAGACTCTGTTTTCTCTGACAAAACTCGGGGAGTTGTTGCTCTAA
- the LOC107936379 gene encoding protein cornichon homolog 4, giving the protein MGDLFIWLISFFILIALLVLIVYQLMCLADLEFDYINPYDSSSRINKVVLPEFILQGFLCVFYLLTGHWVMALLCGPYLYYNVRLYTQNKHLVDVTEIFNMLPREKKQRLFKLGYLVLLLFFSLFWMIWSTLEDMDD; this is encoded by the exons ATGGGAGATCTCTTCATATGGCTTATTTCTTTCTTCATCCTAATTGCCCTTCTTGTTCTCATTGTTTATCAG CTCATGTGCTTGGCTGATTTAGAGTTTGATTACATCAATCCTTACGACTCTTCATCACGGATAAACAAAGTGGTCCTGCCGGAATTTATCCTCCAAGGATTTTTATGTGTATTCTATCTCCTAACGGGACATTGGGTCATGGCGCTCTTATGTGGTCCATATTTATACTACAATGTGAGACT TTACACACAGAACAAGCACCTGGTAGACGTTACGGAGATATTTAACATGCTTCCCAGGGAGAAGAAGCAGCGCCTTTTTAAGCTTGGCTATCTTGTCCTTCTCCTCTTTTTCTCCTTATTCTG GATGATCTGGTCTACATTAGAAGATATGGACGATTAA
- the LOC107936378 gene encoding general transcription and DNA repair factor IIH subunit TFB5: MVNATKGLFVSCDIPMAQFIVNLNASLPAAHKFIIHVLDSTHFFVQPDVAGMIRSAISEFRDQNSYEKPT, from the exons ATGGTCAACGCGACTAAAGGGCTGTTCGTTTCTTG TGACATTCCCATGGCACAGTTTATCGTGAATTTGAATGCATCGCTGCCAGCTGCACATAAGTTTATAATACATGTGCTGGATAGCACGCACTTTTTCGTGCAACCTGATGTCGCCGGAATGATACGAAGTGCCATATCCGAGTTCAGAGACCAGAATTCATACGAGAAGCCAACTTGA
- the LOC107936380 gene encoding ATP-dependent Clp protease proteolytic subunit-related protein 2, chloroplastic, producing the protein MAISLNTNLHHPSLSCGTKVYSGLKLQSPCLFATGRPNLTADFYTRVNKSLQCGTRSCKATRSRVGMMPIGTPRVPYRVPGEGTWQWVDLWNALYRERVIFIGQHIDEEFSNQILATMLYLDSIDDNKRLYFYINGPGGDLTPSLAIYDTMKSLKSPVGTHCVGYAYNLAGFLLAAGEKGNRFAMPLSRVALQSPAGAARGQADDIRNEANELLRIRDYLFTELAKNTGQPVEKVNKDLSRMKRFNAQEALEYGLIDRIVRPPRIKADAPRKDAGTGLG; encoded by the exons ATGGCAATCTCACTTAATACAAATCTTCATCACCCGTCTCTGAG TTGTGGGACTAAGGTTTACTCTGGTTTGAAGCTTCAATCTCCCT GTTTGTTTGCAACTGGTAGACCAAACTTGACTGCGGACTTCTATACCAGAGTTAATAAGAGTCTCCAATGCGG AACGCGAAGCTGCAAAGCAACAAGGTCACGAGTAGGGATGATGCCAATAGGAACTCCAAGAGTTCCCTATAGAGTTCCAGGTGAAGGAACTTGGCAATGGGTTGATTTATGGAATGCACTA TATCGAGAGCGCGTTATCTTCATTGGACAACATATAGATGAGGAATTTAGCAACCAAATATTGGCAACGATGTTATACCTTGATAGTATTGATGATAATAAAAGgctttatttttacattaatggCCCTGGCGGGGAT CTTACCCCAAGCTTGGCTATCTATGATACCATGAAAAGCTTGAAGAGTCCTGTCGGCACCCACTGTGTAGGCTATGCCTACAATCTAGCAGGCTTCCTGCTTGCAGCTGGGGAAAAG GGTAATCGCTTTGCAATGCCTCTTTCAAGAGTTGCTCTACAGTCTCCAGCTGGTGCTGCTCGTGGTCAG GCTGATGATATCCGTAATGAAGCCAATGAGCTTCTCAGAATCAGAGATTACCTTTTCACCGAGCTAGCTAAGAATACAGGCCAGCCTGTTGAGAAG GTCAACAAGGATTTAAGTAGGATGAAACGCTTCAATGCtcaagaagctcttgaatatggGCTTATTGATCGTATAGTCAGACCACCTCGTATCAAGGCCGATGCACCTCGTAAGGATGCAGGAACGGGCCTTGGTTAG
- the LOC107936413 gene encoding AT-hook motif nuclear-localized protein 26 yields MDPVSSSHGLSLPPPFHMRDFNLHHHPQLQQQENQYHHHQNSEDEQSGSSSGVKKRDRDDINNNNNNNSSANNEGKELSLQGYSEGEFNRRPRGRPAGSKNKPKPPIIINRDSANALRTHVMEIGDGCDIVESVATFARRRQRGVCIMSGTGTVTNVTLRQPASAGAVVNLHGRFEILSLAGSFLPPPAPPAATGITIYLAGGQGQVVGGSVVGTLTCSGPVVIMAASFSNAAYERLPLEEEDEGQLPVQGDGIGSPAAVGGQQQQPQQQQALAESNAPLFHGLPPNLLNSIQLPSEAFWATGRPPF; encoded by the coding sequence ATGGATCCAGTTTCATCATCACATGGCCTCTCTCTTCCACCTCCATTTCATATGCGAGATTTCAATCTTCACCACCATCCTCAGCTTCAACAGCAAGAAAATCAGTACCATCATCACCAAAACTCTGAAGATGAGCAAAGTGGAAGCAGCAGTGGGGTTAAGAAAAGGGATCGGGACGATATcaacaataacaacaacaacaacagcagcGCCAATAACGAAGGCAAAGAGCTTAGCCTTCAAGGCTATAGTGAAGGAGAGTTCAATCGAAGACCACGAGGCAGGCCCGCTGGATCCAAGAACAAACCTAAGCCACCTATCATCATCAACCGAGACAGTGCCAACGCTTTACGCACGCATGTCATGGAGATAGGGGATGGATGTGACATTGTTGAAAGCGTCGCAACCTTTGCTAGAAGACGTCAGAGGGGAGTTTGCATAATGAGTGGGACTGGGACCGTCACGAATGTGACCCTTAGGCAACCAGCCTCGGCTGGTGCAGTTGTCAACTTACATGGCCGATTTGAGATACTGTCATTGGCGGGATCATTTTTGCCTCCACCTGCACCGCCGGCTGCTACGGGGATAACCATATATTTGGCTGGCGGACAAGGCCAAGTTGTGGGCGGTAGTGTTGTTGGGACACTCACTTGTTCAGGCCCGGTTGTGATTATGGCAGCTTCTTTTAGTAACGCCGCATATGAGCGGCTTCCAttggaagaagaagatgaaggacAGCTTCCAGTGCAAGGAGATGGAATTGGATCACCCGCTGCAGTTGGAGGGCAACAACAACAGCCGCAGCAGCAGCAAGCCTTGGCTGAGTCAAATGCGCCTCTTTTTCATGGATTACCACCTAATCTTCTCAATTCTATTCAGTTACCAAGTGAGGCATTTTGGGCTACTGGTCGCCCTCCATTCTAG